The window gagcatgttataatgccgttgtatcactccatggtgcgaccgcaccttgaatattgtgttcaattctggtcgccccatctcaagaaagatatagtagaattggaaaaggtgcagagaagggcaactaaaatgatagcgggaatgggacgacgtccctatgaagaaagactaaggaggctagggcttttcagcttggagaagagacggctgaggggagacatgatagaggtatataaaataatgagtggagtggaacaggtggatgtgatgcgtctgttcacgctttccaaaaatactaggactagggggcatgcgatgaaactacagtgtagtaaatttaaaacaaataggagaaaatgtttcttcacccaacgcgtaattaaactctggaattcgttgccggagaacgtggtgaaggcggttagcttggcagagtttaaaaaggggttagacggtttcctaaaggacaagtccataaaccactactaaatggacttgggaaaaatccacaattctaggaataacatgtatagaatgtttgtacgtttgggaagcttgccaggtgcccttggcctgggttggccgctgtcgtggacaggatgctgggctcgatggacccttggtcttttcccagtgtggcattacttatgtacctgacCTGCAGAGAAAACTGTGAGTTGAGCAGTCTGGATGCAGGAATTCTGAAGATCCTTCACAATACGTCAAAACAGCATTTAGGTTTCAGCACATATGCTGTGTTAATAGCTGGCATGTCTAAATGTGGTATTCTGCGCGTGCAGCTGACAGCATTCTGTATGTCGTGTGCATTGTTTGGCGACACACCCATGACCATCGTGCCCCTCCCCCTTGAACGCCCTCCCCTTATATTACATGCGAGAGCACTTAGGTGTCAACTTACAGAATAGCATCTGTGTATTTACGTGATAcctgctctgccccccccccccccccccccccccagtttggcaCATTCAGAAATAGGTAGGTGGGTGCTAATGGGCCTTAACACATTTAACCCATGTTAGTACATTGAGCCCTGTGGAGACAGGGAAACTGTGCACCTTGCCTTCACCTACTTCTAAATGTAAACAATTAAACACTCAGGGGATGGCAGTTACACGTTTCCAGCACATTCAGTCAGTCAGGTCCCTGGGTCCTTTGAGCATTCGAGACCCTCATCATCAGAACGATGTGCCCTCCAGCACCCACCAAACAGAGGAGGGAGAGTGCGTCAGGATGCATGCACCCCAATCCTATTTTGTTTCTCCGCCAGTAGCTCGTGCTTCAGATTTCCACGCAGAAAGCAGGACCAAAGGGCTTATGAGGCCCTGAAATCATGTGGCCACTCAGGGACCTGAAGTTCACATCACTTTTTGACCAGAGTTGCCCCTGCTGTCTTTTCAGCTGACTTCCCAAGTGCATGCTTCTCTGTTAAATCAGATTCTATCCCAACGGGAACACCAGAATGGGCCAAACTTCTTTATCTAACTTGGAACTAATACATATTTCTAATTCTTTCAGCAAATTCATTTTTCCTAACACATTTTCTAGATACCGAAAGCGTTTGTGCATTCCCCTGTCGCTACATTTGGCTCCCCGGTACCCCTCGGTCCTTCACACTTTTCTTGTGCTTCCAAAGAACTCTTGTATAGGCTTCTCTTAACTTTGTATTTCCCTGGATCAGTACGATGGAGTGAAGGGAAGGATAGGCTTCTATCACAATCATGCATATGTATTCTTCAGAACTTGCAAAACTGGTCTTGTAGATGTAGTAATAAACTATTGCAATGATGTAGGCTAAGTAGAAGAAGAGAAAGAATACCACGAACCTTAGAGCAGAGAAGTGAGCCATCAGACGTGGACCTTGAGGTCCTCCTCTGCTGCGTACCATCCTCCTGACATGCTTGCAGAGGGAGGCAATGAGGAGGAGAGCCATGGAACAAAAGACTACAGAGGGCAGGAGATAGGGGTACACACGCCAAACAAATTGTCCCATTCCAATGGCAGTGTCGGTGCTGTTGCCTTGGGTAGAGTTGTCATGGCTGGAGTTGCTGGCCAGCCAGATGTCAGAAAAAATCAGAGGGAGATTAAACACGAAGCTGAGCAGCTGAGTTCCCAGTAGCAGCTGAGGGACCATCCTTGGGATCCGTGCCTTCAGGCGGAGAAAGAGCGGGCTGCGAAACTCAGCAACCTTGGCACAGTAGAAAACGCAGAGGCAGGTGGCATACCAGAGGCTGGAAAGATCCAGAAAGTTCCAGAGaacaaagaagatttttctcacTTGCGCCTCGATTTCATTCTCTCTGACACCCATGTAGATGTTGTTAAAAGCAAAGGCCCATAGCCAGATGAGCCTGGAGAGGGCAAGTGTGATCAGGATGAGGTCGCAGGGAGTCAGTTGTTGGCTCCTCACCCAGTCAACCCCATTGACAGTGATGATGAAAGTATTAGCCAGTATCCCAATGAAGGATTCCAACCCAATGATGATGTGGTAGGCAATAGTGTACCTCACAGCCATGATTTCTTATCCTGAAGATCCAacactccactccactctgttaggaagggagaggttctcTTTCTACTTCCAGTCTTTGGGGGCTAAGAGAAGAGcaggaacaaacaaacaaacaaacaaacaaaccctttaATTTGTTGCTTGTGAAATGCAATCCCCTCAGCAAGGGAGGTTATGCAAATCCTCAAAGGTATTTCATTACTAATTTTCCAGGCTGTGGGACACTCTTTTGCATGTTCTGCTTCTCGTACAGAAGTGACTAATTAGTGGCTGGGCATTGTCCCCCAAGCTGATGAACACCCCAAGGTGGCAAAAGCTATCATTTTTCTCTGCATGGTCTGAGATAGTGTCAACTTCTGCTCAGCTGTGATGACTTTGACGTAATATGGTGAGAAGAAAAGGGGAGCAACCTAAATATACATTTGACGGCGATCTAACCAGATGGATCCAGTCTTGGTTTTGCCCCTGTTTCTTTCCTACAAGAGCTGCTGCAAAAATCCCTGGCCTGGATCAGTTTGGTGGCAAGGCCAAGATATGATCTAGAACCTGCAAATGTGAAGAAAGTCAAGCAGAAAAGCATCAGGCCTGAAGAACTTACTTCAGATGTAAGAGTACAGTAGACCTTATCGAAGGACAATAAGAAGCTATCGGTCAGACACAGCCAAGGTTATAGGCAGTGTACTTTTTCTagcggaaaaggtgctggtactcaaatgccaggccagccttcaggggtgggatgaccactgagggacccaccctataatggccaggcctcctgcaaccagtcacagaatctatgacaaggcagaattggtgtgtagggcctgagctctttcattaaaacatggggaccatgggtcaattttagaagacaatggaaaaggtgccggtactcagtaccccctcaaaaaaagccctggttataggTTTCAACTTATACAGCACTGACCTCTTCATTCAGATTTGATGGGCTCATTTGCCATTTGCTTACGAGGACTTCAGCTGCATCCCTGCCCATGAAAATCTCTGACATCCCCAAAACCACAAATGGAGCAAGGGAAAAAATAATGTTAAAAGAAACAAGGGCATCTCCCTGGTTTGTGGTGCCATTCCAAGACATTTGAAACCCAAGAGAGCAGCAGAAAATAGGGCTGTGTTAGGAAAGGTTTCAGGTGTCCTGTAAAACATCCTGCCATGAGACCTCAGGGACTGTGCAGGAGGGTTGAGTTCTCTATCACAgggggttcttaaccttttttggttCCTGCACCCCTTTAAGTGATCACATCCCCTTCCTAAACCACTGCCCactactgacagctacatatttatttattgggattggttaaccgcctttatgaagagattcactgttGACCGCTTTgctaactactaacattttcacTAAAATTACAGTACTACACAGTTATATTACCAAAGAAGCCACACTTAAAGCTACAATGCTACATAAATTGCTAGATAAAAAGACCTAAGAACTACCTTCACTCGGTCTAGAAATTTTCAATAAAGTGcatcagatttcaagacccttctccgCACCCCATTTGATCTCTTCCTGCACCTCTTATGGGTACAGacaccactggttaagaacccTGCTCTAACACATCCTGCCTTGAGAGAGCAGGGACCTTTCAAGAGAGCTGAAACTTGTCAACGCAGACACCAGACCGGTCAGGCAGCACAGGCTCAGCTCATTATAGATGATCCGTGAAGGCCACACTCCATTTATGTCATTTCATAAGCATGACGAAAGCATTGCCTCAAGAACCACCCTGAGAGCTGGGCTTTTCCTCCTTGACGCTACAGCTGGAGGGAAAGTTGTATTTCCTCTGGATTTGATGCTGGAGCTAATATGGTGATATCTCTGCTCTGCACCCCAGGTGTAAGGAAAGACCATCACGATAGAGGCTTTAGGCTGAAACAttgctctgtctgtctgtctctgtgcCTCCTGGCATTTTACAGTTCTCTCTATCTTTGTTTAGCAGGTGCAGAGTCTCACCAAAGCTCAGATTATACAAATCTTAGAAGTGGTCCGTGGCAGGTAAATCCCTCAACCTGGTCTCTTTCAGTGGAGCAGAACCAACAGGAAAACCCTAAAAGCACAGAGTCAAAACTCATTCAAAGCCCTTGCAGCACTGCAAAGGGGAGCAGCTGAGCACCTGAGCACATTCTCAGGACATGATGGCAGAAATATTGGGCAACGTCAGAAAGGAAAACCTGCTGCCTGTAaactgccttcctttctgccgTCTACATAGTTATGAGCTAACTCTTCAGCTAGGTATATTGATAACTCCTTTGACCAATATATCGCTACCTAAGTAACAGAGCCAGGTAAGGACGGTGGGGCACACCCGAATCTCGTAACATAGGGCCAGTACTACGTGTAGTCTGCTGGGTATTATGGCATTAGAATTAAGACACTGTCTAACTTGGGGGAACTCACTTCATCTAACTGTCAGTAacagagctggggattagaactCATCATCTTGGGACTTCCGACTACTAGCTAATGCACATAAGTAACATAGCTGAATGTGCATTAGCTAGCAGTCAGAAGTCCCAAGATGATGagttctaatccccagctctgtcaTTAAAAAAATGAGCAATTCCTGCATGTATTTGGGCTCAGACTGCCCCAGTGCATGGTTTAAATATCTCTGGTCAGTCTGACTGCCGTCCCTTCAGAGAGCAATACAAGAAAACATTTGGATTTACGAGTTTTCTTTACACATACCTaaaatcagtgcattttttctagtgaaaaaggtgccggtactcaaatgccaggccatccttcaggggtggggtgatcacggagggacccatcccacaatagccaggcaccctgcaaacaatcacagaatctatgacaaggcagaactggtgtgtagagcctgaactctttcattaaaatttggggaccataggtcaattttagcagacaatagaaaaggtggtggttctcagtaccccctcaaaaaaagccctgcctaaaatcagcagatagctggaCACCTATGGACAGACATGATCCAGTTAAGTCTCAGAACACATCCTGGGCTTAATCTGCTGCTAACTCCATGCAGTATCAAAACACAGAGAATGAAAAAATGATATTTACCTGTTAACCTGAGTAGGTTGTTCTTACAGAGCAGATGacaaaataacataaataaaatttaatttgGAAAATGCGCTATTCCGATAGAAGTTTCACTTTAAATCAGTCCTGCTAATTTCCTTTTATTGAAATGGTCCCAGGAGAAAGAGGAGGGAACACAATGAGACATTTTGAATATCACTGTATATATAGCTTTATTTGcaaccaaaaaggaaaaaaatgtaaaaagcaattaaaacaaaacagaaacattcTCACACAAAGTtatgccccgatgctcaaaataAATGTGGATGCTAGAGGTCATTGGCGCCTTTCTCGAGGCCACGTTTAcgagcgcagaatgttcagaggggtctagcatGACAACCAATGAGCACGGGAGTGCCTTAGCGCAGAAAGCACACTAATGTGAACGAGGTCATTCtgtattcctcctcaatgctcagaaaagagcgcccgAAACAAAACTGGCTGACCGCTGTAAAAATAACAGGTGTTAGGGTGTTGGGAGAGAGGATGTCCCGTGATTTTTTTCTGCAGAATCTGATGGTTTTGatcacttttggaagcagaaggaagcctgggtTGCGAGACCCCACACGTTGGAGCCTCTTTCCAGTTTCTAAATTTAAAGTGTCTGctaagaacaacaacaaaaaaattaaaactgtccattgaaagcacacattggcgtctgtttcctgcgtCTAGATATAAGTATCCAagatttaaaacattaaaaacgcttatatttaggctgcagaaaacagacgccactCTGTGCTTTCATGGCTGGGTTTTACCAAGTTTAACGCAGGTCTTCTGtgcacatgcgccaagcacaatcctctcgCCAaacctccctaatgctcaacgctatgagcaCGCatacatttgcatctcattagcttagaccattagggcattgtttttctgcgctgttccagcggtatTTTTACAGTGAACAgctccagagttttgagcatcggggtaaTAGACCTTCACCCAGAAagaataaagtttttaaaaaaccaACATTGTTTTAAAAAGGCCTCACAAGATATGATGAGAAAATTAATATAGAAGCCAACTCAGACACAGGATGAATAAAAATCAGAGCATCGTCATTACACTGAAAGCTGAGAGTTGGTGCAGGGGCTTCTTACATCACTCTCTCGCCCTTGTTAGACTTTTCCCATCCTCATGGCTGCAGGTAACAAGCTCAGGTCAGTCCCGATTTGAACCTCTATATAATTCCTGTTTCTCCAAGTAAAGCAGAGACTGTGCATGAGGATCGAGTGTTCCTGTGAGGCAGCAGGGGATATCATTCCTTAAATAGAAATCAGTTCGGGCAGTGTGGTGTCAGTCTATCGGGGTCACAGTCCTTTTAAGTTTCTCTCCCCTTTACACTTACAGAGGAGAAACCCTGCTGCTGCTCGGTGCAGTTTTGTGTTGCTGAAAATGAGTACGAGAGCGTGGACGGTAGGAAAACCTGTAAGAATGACAGGACACAGCATTGTCTGAGCACACAGAGGCAGCAGCGTCTTCAGCTTATAGGAGATGACAGCCAGGAAGTAGAAGGCGTACAAGGAGCAGAATACTGCTACACTTTTAATGGCACTGAAATGTGCCTGCAGGCTGGGACCCCTGAAGCTACCGGCACTGAGGGCCATCCGCCGAGTGTGCCGGTAGAGTGAGGCTACGATGATGACGGCAGCAGCACAGCACAGGAGGAAGGGTGGGAGGTATGAAAGGAAGAAGAGGATGACAGGGGCAGCGACTTCCTTTTCTGCAACATGGCATGTGGAGTGACCGGCTGGAGTGACGTTTCCCGCGCAGGCCTGGTCAAACTGCTGGAGAAGCCAGAGCGTGGGGACAGTGCAGACGAACGAGATGGGGATGGAGCCCAGGAGCAGCCAGGGTACCCACTGCTGGATATGAGCTTTCAGCCTCTGGAATGCCGGCTGCCGCAGGTTGGCGATGCGAGCACAGTAGAAGATGTAGAGCCAGGCTGTGAACCAGAAGCTGGAGTGCGAGAAAAAGATCTGCAGGACAGAGATGGACAGGATCACAGGCCTGCGGGAGCTGATGCAGGCAGGGCAGTAGTAGGCCACGACGGGAAGCAGGTTCAGCATCTGCAGCAGTGCCCGCACCGAGCCCAGGCACGCCAGGATCAGGTCACAGGAGTTCAGCGGGCACCTGCGCACCCAGCCTGCCGCGTTCACAGCCACAATGAAAGTGTTGAGGAGGATTCCCAGGACAGCCCCAACCGCTGGGGCCAACACGTCCAGTATCAGAGACGTTACAGATGTTTCAGTTGTATTTCTCAGGGCTACAGCTGCTGTGATGAGCTGGGGGTCCGTACTGGCCATGGTCCATGGGGTGAAGGAACCAGGAAGATGGCGGCCTTACGCTCTATTTCTTTCTTCCCTTGCTGTGCCTTCTTTGTCTGTCCACACAGCTGTGTGGCCCATCTGTGATTCAGTGGCATTTGATGGGTTTTATTGCTATTTGTTTACGAGGGCCTGAGCTCCCTATGCAAATCTCAGTTATGTCCCAAAACCACAAATGGAGTAAAAAGGGATTGAAAAACAGAACGAAATATTACTTTAAACAGTCCCACAACCCTTTCAGTCAGAGGTCCAGTGTCATTCCAGCAGCAAAAGTGTAGAACAGTTAAGAACATTTGTTCTTATCAGCAGGGGGCACCGTACAAGTCTTAaggtccaatattcaaagtgattaaatgGTCCAGAAGcgcagttaaattgcctgttcggGGTAACCAGttcatgctgctgaaaatgcccagttagtgctTAAAGCAAAACTGGCTACCTTGGGGGCAGCGTCAGCACTCAGTtggttaagtgttgatattcagctggtccTGCAAACCCAGACAGGGGCCGACAGcggtgccagctgaatatcgactcctTTAGAACATTCTGGAAAGTAAAAGTTGCTTAAGATAATTTATGTCAGCCTGGTTCAGAGTCCTCCtaagcccctctcccccccttgcaCATGCCACAGAGGAGAATCCTGGCTGCCGCCTGCCGGAGTTTGGTGTTGGTGAAGATCAGGATAAGGGCGTGGATGGTGGGAAACCCCATCAGGATCAGAGGACACAGGAGAATCCGATTGCACAGGGGCAGCAGCGCATCCAGTCTGTAGAGTATTATGGCCAGGAAGTAAAGGATAAATACGACGCAGAACATTGCCACGCTTCTAATAGCTTTGAAATGTGCCTCCTGGCTTGGACCCCTGAAACTGCTGCTGTTGAGGGTCATTTGGCGCGTATGCCGGCACAGCGAGATGAGAAGAAAGGCAGCTGCCCCACAGCACATGAGGAATGGTAGCATATAAGAGAAGAATAAGAGGGTGAGTGGGGCAGCATACTGGACAACTTTCTGGCCCCCAGTCATGGATTCCAGAGAGAGGAAGGTTTCATTCCCAGTTACGTTCTGGAGCAGAACAGGGTGGGTGAAGATTGGGTGAAATGTATAAAAAGTCCACTGAGCTGGGAAGGCAATGATGAATGAGGTGAAGAGGGAGCCCAAAAGCATCCTGGGAACCCAGCAGTGGGTTCGAGCCTTGAGCCACTGGAAGGGCAGCTGACGGAAGTTGGCAATCCTCACACAGTAGAAAACATGGAGGCAGGCAACGAACCAGAAACTGGTATGTGAGAGAAAGAGCTCAAGGAAGGTCAACACATGTGCCCGCTGGTTGGTCCACTTTTCACAAGCAGGGCAACAGAACAGGATAAAAGGCACCAGATTTAACACCTGCATCAGAACTTGTTCCGAGTTCAGGCAGGTGATGATCAGGTCGCAGGAGTTCAGCCGGTGGCTCCTTGCCCAGCCTGCCACATTCACAGCCACAATGAACAAGTTGACGATGATTCCAAAGAGAGCCTCCACGAAGGGGAATGTCAACTCCAGAATGAAAGACGCAGTCAACAAAGTTTTATTTATTGTGCTCAGTGATGCTGCCAGATTGTCTGGGGTCTTGATTTCATCCATGTTTCCGCAGCTAGAATGCCTGAGCTCCAGCTTCTCTGTTCTGCGAGTGAGAAGAGAAACATCAAACTGTAATAatgcactgtctctctctctctcttcctctttgtCCTTGTCTTATTATTGCATTCTCCTTCCTTTTTTTCATGcccttccctcttcttttcctcaccctttctGTCAGCAGTGGGAGCAATGGAGTGATAGAGGAGTCCTGCATTTTATAACTTCTTCACCATCGGCTGATGCAAATCTTTGAAGCGCCCCATTAGCCTTCCATTCTCTTGAAATGGACCAGAACAGGGCAGCAAAAGCCATGACTGCATCTAAGTCAAAAATCATTCAAAGCATCTGGCTGCCTCCtacatccagcatcaccccaagGCACATCTACCACAGCAATCGGTGTTACACACCAACTTGGTCCATTATCAAGTGAAAGTGAAGAGCAATAAGATGATGGTGGGCAAGAGCTCTCTCTGCTTGTGGGTCCATTATCAAGTGAAAGTGAAGAGCAATGAGATGATGGTGGGTAGGAGCTCTCTCTGCTTGTGGGTCCATTATCGAGTGAAAGTGAAGAGCAATGAGATGATGGTGGGCAAGAGCTCTCTCTGCTTGTGGGTCCATTATCGAGTGAAAGTGAAGAGCAATGAGATGATGGTGGGCAGGAGCTCTCTCTCTGCTTGTGGGTCCATTATTGAGTGAAAGTGAAGAGCAATGAGATGATGGTGGGCAGGAGCTGTCTCTGCTTGTGGGTCCATTATCGAGTGAAAGTGAAGAGCAATGAGATGATGGTGGGCAGGAGCTCTCTCTGCTTGTGGGTCCATTATCGAGTGAAAGTGAAGAGCAATGAGATGATGGTGGGCAGGAGCTCTCTCTGCTTGTGGGTCCATTATCAAGTGAAAGTGAAGAGCAATGAGATGATGGTGGGCAGGAGCTGTCTCTGCTTGTGGGTCCATTATCGAGTGAAAGTGAAGAGCAATGAGATGATGGTGGGCAGGAGCTCTCTCTGCTTGTGGGTCCATTATCGAGTGAAAGTGAAGAGCAATGAGATGATGGTGGGCAGGAGCTCTCTCTGCTTGTGTAGCTCGGAATCAGACCCAAGACATTAGGGAAACATTGGAAAGGAACTTGGAAAGGATCCTGTACAGTGTCTACTTATATTGCCAACCAGAAGACGAGCACCAGGACACAATTCATTGGTAGTGTAGACAAAGTCCTTACCCCAATCATTCTGAATTTGATCCCAGGAGGCAGGCCACTGCACGTCTGCTGGGATTAGCCACACTGTCTCTTTGAGGAATTAACCAGACTCCACATTTAACAGCTGACGTGCTCCTATAAGGTTTCTGCCCCGTGGAGGACCTCAGTTGTTGCTTGTTTTCAGTTGATGGAAGCCAGTTAAAAAGGGAAGGgatgaacggggggggggggggggggggggggggagagggttctAATCCTTCCTAAGCTCTTCTTCCTTTACACCTGCAGTAGAAGAGAATCCCGAATGCTGCCTGCCGGAGTTTGATGTTGGTGAAGATCAGGATGAGGGACTGAAAGATGGGAAATCCTGTAAGGATGATGGGGCACAGTCGGATCTGGTAACACAGAGGCCACAATAAGTGCAGTCTGCTGGACATTGTGGTCAAGAAGTAAATGGCAAATATACAGCAGGATATTGACACGCTTTTAATAGCTTTGAAGTGGGCAACCTGGTTGGGGCCCCTGAAACTGCTGTTGCAGAGGGCCATTCGGCGAGTGTGCTGCCAGAGTGAAGTAAGTAGCAGGGTGGCCGCCCCGCAGCACATAAGAAAAGGCGGTACATAGGAGAAAAGGAACAAGGTGAGTGGGGCAGCATAGTGTACAACTTGGTAGGCTACAATCACAGGCTCCAGGTGCAAGTAGTTGGTGGCATTTCCGGTTGTATTCCAGAAGAGAAGAGGGTAGGCAAAGATTGGGTGAAGGCTGTATAAAGCCCATGGAGCTGGAACAGCCATGAGGACAGACACCAGCAGGCAGCCCAGAAGCAGCCAGGGTATCCACTGGCGGGTCCGAGCCTTGAGGTGCTGGAAGGATGACTGCCGGAAGTTGGTGATCCTCACACAGTAGAAGACATGGAGGCAAGCAATGGACCAGAAGGTAATGTAGGAGAGTGCAAGACCGAGAACGTCGAGCACATTGATGTGCCGGTTGAACCATGGCACACAGGTTGAGCAGCAGAACACGAGGAAGGGCAGCAGGTTTAGCATCTGCATTAACA is drawn from Microcaecilia unicolor chromosome 14, aMicUni1.1, whole genome shotgun sequence and contains these coding sequences:
- the LOC115457428 gene encoding taste receptor type 2 member 7-like — encoded protein: MAVRYTIAYHIIIGLESFIGILANTFIITVNGVDWVRSQQLTPCDLILITLALSRLIWLWAFAFNNIYMGVRENEIEAQVRKIFFVLWNFLDLSSLWYATCLCVFYCAKVAEFRSPLFLRLKARIPRMVPQLLLGTQLLSFVFNLPLIFSDIWLASNSSHDNSTQGNSTDTAIGMGQFVWRVYPYLLPSVVFCSMALLLIASLCKHVRRMVRSRGGPQGPRLMAHFSALRFVVFFLFFYLAYIIAIVYYYIYKTSFASSEEYICMIVIEAYPSLHSIVLIQGNTKLREAYTRVLWKHKKSVKDRGVPGSQM
- the LOC115457430 gene encoding taste receptor type 2 member 40-like — translated: MDEIKTPDNLAASLSTINKTLLTASFILELTFPFVEALFGIIVNLFIVAVNVAGWARSHRLNSCDLIITCLNSEQVLMQVLNLVPFILFCCPACEKWTNQRAHVLTFLELFLSHTSFWFVACLHVFYCVRIANFRQLPFQWLKARTHCWVPRMLLGSLFTSFIIAFPAQWTFYTFHPIFTHPVLLQNVTGNETFLSLESMTGGQKVVQYAAPLTLLFFSYMLPFLMCCGAAAFLLISLCRHTRQMTLNSSSFRGPSQEAHFKAIRSVAMFCVVFILYFLAIILYRLDALLPLCNRILLCPLILMGFPTIHALILIFTNTKLRQAAARILLCGMCKGGRGA
- the LOC115457431 gene encoding taste receptor type 2 member 40-like gives rise to the protein MENLEVPPNVTAPTTSSATLLIVPLILELLIPFVESLLGVILNTFIVVVNAVGWAKNFQLNSCDLIITCLGFSQVLMQMLNLLPFLVFCCSTCVPWFNRHINVLDVLGLALSYITFWSIACLHVFYCVRITNFRQSSFQHLKARTRQWIPWLLLGCLLVSVLMAVPAPWALYSLHPIFAYPLLFWNTTGNATNYLHLEPVIVAYQVVHYAAPLTLFLFSYVPPFLMCCGAATLLLTSLWQHTRRMALCNSSFRGPNQVAHFKAIKSVSISCCIFAIYFLTTMSSRLHLLWPLCYQIRLCPIILTGFPIFQSLILIFTNIKLRQAAFGILFYCRCKGRRA
- the LOC115457429 gene encoding taste receptor type 2 member 40-like, giving the protein MASTDPQLITAAVALRNTTETSVTSLILDVLAPAVGAVLGILLNTFIVAVNAAGWVRRCPLNSCDLILACLGSVRALLQMLNLLPVVAYYCPACISSRRPVILSISVLQIFFSHSSFWFTAWLYIFYCARIANLRQPAFQRLKAHIQQWVPWLLLGSIPISFVCTVPTLWLLQQFDQACAGNVTPAGHSTCHVAEKEVAAPVILFFLSYLPPFLLCCAAAVIIVASLYRHTRRMALSAGSFRGPSLQAHFSAIKSVAVFCSLYAFYFLAVISYKLKTLLPLCAQTMLCPVILTGFPTVHALVLIFSNTKLHRAAAGFLLCKCKGERNLKGL